In Carassius auratus strain Wakin chromosome 48, ASM336829v1, whole genome shotgun sequence, the genomic window CAAAGTCATTGTTGTAGCCGCCATTATTGCCATATCTGTTGAAGtttccacctcctcctccaccaccaccaCGGCCTACAGATTAAAATGTTAGTCTTATACAGAGCACgttacaatagattttttttttttttttaaaccatttaaccaCTTGCCTCTCATGTTCATGCCAGTGTTTTGCATCTCTTGTTTAGACAGAGCTTTTCTGACTTCACAGTTGTGCCCATTCACAGTGTGGTATTTTTGAACTAAGGGGAAGATATaacgtgatatatatatatatatatataaaaaacataaaaccttACAAGTGACACTGGATTGATAGCACTTACTGACGATACGATCAACGGAGTCATGGTCATCAAACGTAACAAAGGCAAAGCCTCTTTTGTTTCCGGTCTTGTGGTCAACCATAATCTCAATGGCCTCAAGTTTGCCAAACTCTTTGAAGTAATCACGAAGATGGTGCTCCTCGGTGTCATCCTTAATGCCACCCACAAAGATCTTCTTCACAGTTGTGTGAGCAAATGGCTTGTTGGAGTCCTGAAACCAATGCATGCAGTTAAGCTTCTGCAAGCTTTCGAAAAGTCTTTGCATTACAAAGGCTTGGGGGGTTAATGCTTACCTCTCGAGACACGGCTCGTTTGGGCTCCACAAGCCTACCGTCGACCTTGTGGGGTCGTGCATCCATAGCAGCGTCGACCTCACACATGTTGGAATAAGTGACAAACCCAAAGCCTCTGGAGCGTTTGGTGTTTGGATCTTTCATCACCTACAGTTGCACAAACAAAATTAAGGGTTAAAAGCACTCATGGCAAGGGGGGTCCGATCACAACCCCAAAGCAAATTCAGTGCACAGGGCCCAGAATTCAAAGCGATGGCCCTGATACTTCGTGTTGGATTATGGGTAGACAATCCATATTGTACACCACTGTAGATAAGACATTAGGAACTTACCACACAATCCGTTAAGGTGCCCCATTGCTCAAAATATTCCCGCAAACTATCGTCTGTGGTTTCAAAGCTGAGCCCTCCAATGAAGAGCTTCCGCAACTGCTCAGGCTCACGTGGCTGGCCCTGAAAACATATCAACCCTTATAACTCTGTACTATTGAAACAGTAAGTACATCGTGCGTATTATTCTACAGCGGATATTCAACTTAATTCGAGAAGCATCGCGAAACCCTGAGGAAACAGACTCTATTTGGGGGGAGGTGAACACCTCCGCCATGTTGGTGCCTGACAATGCGGCCCACTTATTAACAGcagctttatttcagtaaaaCAATCGAGATAGTAAATTAAATGCAAACTATTCGAGTTATATCCAGTGACTAGTTAAAACAaagaaactgcatttttttaagaACACGACCTTCTATGCAAGCACGCAGTCTTGTGTGTGCACAGGGAGTTAAAATGGCGGGTGAACACGCTATTTGCATTAACAAAGAACCACGACGGAGATCCGAGTTAAATCAGAAAACGTTCAGCACATTATGGTTACATAGCTTTTATGAAACAAAGCGAAATACGTTTTTTAAAACCAACCTACCTCTTTGGACATCCTACCGACTATTTCTGACCGTGCTGCGCCACACACACTCGTCGGTGAGACTGTGAGGACTGAGGAGAGATAATATAAATAGCTAGGGTAAATACAGTCCCCGCCTACTGCAGACGCTGATTGGTTTACGCTTCCCGCTAACGCTTTTGTTGTGCGTTTTGAGGATACCTGGTTGGCTGACACTCAAGTCAATCCCTGCAACAGAGGTTAGTACTTTTTtcgaaaatgtttttttcctcatacatttataaaaacattgtttttataaaaactataaaaagccGTTtcgaaaatatgtatttttctaaaattgggtgaacatttttttatattttcaaaatatctgaaACACCCTGCAAAATCTGCTGTTTTAGGTGGCCGTGTGACGCGTGAGGCCGTTTTTGGCGCGAGAGCGGCTCGCGCAGGCGCACGCTGATTGGCTGGACGCGCCACTGGACGGATGCGTGCGCGAGAGGCAGCGAACTCCTGTGTGCAGGGAAAAAGCCGTCGCCGCCTCAGCCTCTTTATCCAACACGAATAAGAGATCATCGAAAAATATCTCAGTAAGTATACAGTAAGCATCCACATTAATGTCAGAATGTTATTGTAGACTCCCCTTGCACTTGGAATGATTTAATACGTCAGCGCTACGCTTTAACATGATAGGATCAGGTGAAATCTGTTCGGCTCGGCCCGCGCTGTTGCTAAGCAAAGCCTGACCGCGTTAGCGCACACGACGATAGTATTCAAATAAACGCGAAAAAGCGCACGAATACTTTGCCTTGCAGTGGTCACACACAGAGAGCCGAATAAAGATGTAGCGCGTTTATGCTAATTTAGTAAAATTAGTCTGTTATCACGTGCGTCTGGATATCACTGAgccttgtttattgtttttgtaggCATTGGCTAGTTGTACGTAAGCACAACACCAGCAAACACGTGAATGTATTTTCTCTAactgtttttgttctgttgctATTTATTTCAGAATGAACTCATAGCGAGGCAAGCAGTAGCAATCAAAGGGACTACTGTAGCTAAATGTTAGCAGTACAGCTAGCactgcatttaaatcattttatgatgTGAATTGTGTTTTGTATTTAGGAATAAATGCATTATGAGTTAAATAGCATATGGCATGCGACGTAGAAGTAAAAAAACGTGAGAGTCGTGCAGATCTATTCAGTGTTTGCACATTGTTTGGCCTTGTTCGCCAAGATCCTTCATGACATTAAGATAAGAACATTTAACGTTAGCTGGTTTATAGCATCTCTAGTGTAAAATTGATTGAAGATGTAAATTGGTTAATGAATATAGGTTCTGCATCCCGATGTAACTGCTTGTTTTGAATGTATTCTGACTGCATGCATTGTTGTTTCTTTGGCTTTGATAACAGTATGTGTGTGCACCAACAAGTAAAGATCTTTTGGAGTTAATTGATTCTTCTCATTTTATGCAAGTTAAACTTCAAAATCAAAGGCATGTTGATCTTTTGTGTGTCTATTTGTAAGAGTCCTTCAGTATTATTTattagagcagtgtgtgtgtttgcatgtttattGATATACATTTAGGTTATATTTGAGTGCAGTAAGGTttcaatttattgtattttttagggGAGCTCTGAATGGTGTAATCTCTGCACTTCCTCCAGTATAGTACCATAGGTGAGTGTCGAAATATAAATATTGACTGTTGTCATTGCAGTTAAGGTAAGCAAGGTTTAACCGTAAGTTGTAAGATTGCGCTCATTACCGTCCAGCATTTTAACTGTATAGACATATTAATGCCATATAATATAGGTAATACTTAATCCAGTGAAGTTTCATGGTTTGAAGTGCATAGCAGAAACTAATTTCTTAAGTAAACATTGTCCCTTGTCTTCAGGCAACTGTAAAGTgaacagtaataaaatataactgaagAGACAAATTACAAGTAAAGACAATTGGAGtgagctttttttatatatatatatatatatatatatatatatatatatatatacacaatctTAACAGTACTGTCATATTGTAAGTGTGAGTTATCCAATCTAAAATAAACAGCAAGCATATGCTTTGCTGTATGAATTAGatatagtatattaa contains:
- the LOC113065704 gene encoding heterogeneous nuclear ribonucleoprotein A1-like isoform X2, with the translated sequence MSKEGQPREPEQLRKLFIGGLSFETTDDSLREYFEQWGTLTDCVVMKDPNTKRSRGFGFVTYSNMCEVDAAMDARPHKVDGRLVEPKRAVSREDSNKPFAHTTVKKIFVGGIKDDTEEHHLRDYFKEFGKLEAIEIMVDHKTGNKRGFAFVTFDDHDSVDRIVIQKYHTVNGHNCEVRKALSKQEMQNTGMNMRGRGGGGGGGGNFNRYGNNGGYNNDFGGNGGGNRDGYFGRGGRSGGGGGGYGGDCYNNGFGGGDALCTAVTRETSISTTTTAEKEFANMLPTDYGGYGGGPGNYGGNRGYGGGGGGGGHGYGNQGGGYGGGGGNSGGGYNDNYNNGNGNFGGGGGGGGGNYNDFGNYNSQQSNYGPMKGNFGGGGGRNSGPYGGGYGGGGSGGGYGGGSGGRRF
- the LOC113065704 gene encoding heterogeneous nuclear ribonucleoprotein A1-like isoform X1, whose translation is MSKEGQPREPEQLRKLFIGGLSFETTDDSLREYFEQWGTLTDCVVMKDPNTKRSRGFGFVTYSNMCEVDAAMDARPHKVDGRLVEPKRAVSREDSNKPFAHTTVKKIFVGGIKDDTEEHHLRDYFKEFGKLEAIEIMVDHKTGNKRGFAFVTFDDHDSVDRIVIQKYHTVNGHNCEVRKALSKQEMQNTGMNMRGRGGGGGGGGNFNRYGNNGGYNNDFGGNGGGNRDGYFGRGGRSGGGGGGYGGDCYNNGFGGGDALCTAVTRETSISTTTTAEKEFANMLPTDYGGYGGGPGNYGGNRGYGGGGGGGGHGYGNQGGGYGGGGGNSGGGYNDNYNNGNGNFGGGNFGGGGGGGGNYNDFGNYNSQQSNYGPMKGNFGGGGGRNSGPYGGGYGGGGSGGGYGGGSGGRRF
- the LOC113065704 gene encoding heterogeneous nuclear ribonucleoprotein A1-like isoform X4, which translates into the protein MSKEGQPREPEQLRKLFIGGLSFETTDDSLREYFEQWGTLTDCVVMKDPNTKRSRGFGFVTYSNMCEVDAAMDARPHKVDGRLVEPKRAVSREDSNKPFAHTTVKKIFVGGIKDDTEEHHLRDYFKEFGKLEAIEIMVDHKTGNKRGFAFVTFDDHDSVDRIVIQKYHTVNGHNCEVRKALSKQEMQNTGMNMRGRGGGGGGGGNFNRYGNNGGYNNDFGGNGGGNRDGYFGRGGRSGGGGGGYGGDCYNNGFGGGDGGYGGGPGNYGGNRGYGGGGGGGGHGYGNQGGGYGGGGGNSGGGYNDNYNNGNGNFGGGNFGGGGGGGGNYNDFGNYNSQQSNYGPMKGNFGGGGGRNSGPYGGGYGGGGSGGGYGGGSGGRRF
- the LOC113065704 gene encoding heterogeneous nuclear ribonucleoprotein A1-like isoform X3, whose protein sequence is MSKEGQPREPEQLRKLFIGGLSFETTDDSLREYFEQWGTLTDCVVMKDPNTKRSRGFGFVTYSNMCEVDAAMDARPHKVDGRLVEPKRAVSREDSNKPFAHTTVKKIFVGGIKDDTEEHHLRDYFKEFGKLEAIEIMVDHKTGNKRGFAFVTFDDHDSVDRIVIQKYHTVNGHNCEVRKALSKQEMQNTGMNMRGRGGGGGGGGNFNRYGNNGGYNNDFGGNGGGNRDGYFGRGGRSGGGGGGYGGDCYNNGFGGGDAVTRETSISTTTTAEKEFANMLPTDYGGYGGGPGNYGGNRGYGGGGGGGGHGYGNQGGGYGGGGGNSGGGYNDNYNNGNGNFGGGNFGGGGGGGGNYNDFGNYNSQQSNYGPMKGNFGGGGGRNSGPYGGGYGGGGSGGGYGGGSGGRRF